The following proteins are co-located in the Flavobacterium sp. CECT 9288 genome:
- the coaBC gene encoding bifunctional phosphopantothenoylcysteine decarboxylase/phosphopantothenate--cysteine ligase CoaBC, with translation MSVLQGKKILLGISGGIAAYKTATLVRLFIKAGAHVQVIMTPASKDFVTPLTLSTLSKNPVHSNFYDQENDNEQWNNHVELALWADLMIIAPATANTLSKMTNGTCDNLVIATYLSAKCPVYFAPAMDLDMYKHASTLQSFEALIRYGNILIPAETGELASGLSGEGRMAEPENIIAFIENDLNSKLPLKGKRILITAGPTYEAIDPVRFIGNHSSGKMGFDIAISAANRGATVYLVTGPTHFKVSNSLINVIPVVSAEDMYKACHNVYDSVDVAIAAAAVADYRPKNIAEQKIKKTEESFTIELEKTKDILASMGEKKKNQFLIGFALETENEIENAKLKIKKKNLDLIVLNSLQDQGAGFGKLTNKVTFIDQSFQVSPMDLKSKEKVADDIMDKVCQHFEIKI, from the coding sequence ATGTCAGTTTTACAAGGTAAGAAAATTCTACTTGGAATTTCTGGTGGAATTGCAGCCTATAAAACAGCTACATTAGTACGACTTTTTATTAAAGCAGGTGCACATGTCCAAGTGATAATGACACCTGCTTCTAAGGATTTTGTCACGCCACTTACGTTATCTACTTTATCTAAAAATCCAGTTCATTCTAATTTTTATGATCAAGAAAATGATAATGAGCAGTGGAACAATCATGTTGAATTAGCACTTTGGGCTGATTTAATGATAATTGCTCCAGCTACTGCAAATACATTGTCTAAGATGACTAATGGAACTTGTGATAATCTTGTAATTGCTACCTATCTATCAGCAAAATGTCCGGTTTACTTTGCACCAGCAATGGATTTAGACATGTATAAACATGCTTCTACGTTACAAAGTTTTGAAGCCTTAATTCGTTATGGTAATATTTTAATTCCTGCCGAAACAGGTGAGTTGGCTAGCGGTTTATCTGGTGAAGGCCGAATGGCAGAGCCTGAAAATATTATTGCTTTTATTGAAAATGATTTAAATAGTAAGTTACCACTTAAAGGAAAAAGAATTTTAATTACCGCAGGTCCAACTTACGAAGCTATAGATCCAGTTCGTTTTATTGGGAATCATTCATCTGGTAAAATGGGTTTTGATATTGCAATTAGTGCTGCAAATAGAGGAGCAACGGTTTACTTAGTCACAGGGCCTACACATTTTAAAGTGAGTAATAGTTTGATTAATGTAATACCAGTAGTGTCTGCAGAGGATATGTATAAGGCCTGTCATAATGTATATGATTCAGTTGATGTTGCCATTGCAGCCGCTGCAGTTGCTGATTATAGACCGAAAAATATTGCTGAACAAAAAATTAAAAAAACCGAAGAAAGCTTTACAATTGAACTTGAAAAGACTAAAGATATTCTTGCCTCTATGGGAGAAAAGAAAAAAAATCAATTTTTAATAGGGTTTGCATTAGAAACTGAAAATGAAATTGAAAATGCAAAGTTGAAAATCAAGAAAAAAAACTTAGATTTGATCGTTCTTAATTCGTTACAAGATCAAGGTGCAGGTTTTGGAAAGCTAACGAATAAAGTAACTTTTATAGATCAATCATTCCAAGTATCTCCAATGGATTTAAAATCCAAAGAAAAAGTTGCAGATGATATTATGGATAAAGTATGTCAGCATTTTGAAATAAAGATATAA
- a CDS encoding DUF4835 family protein, which translates to MNKIIPFLLFFICGIVHSQQLNCTVTVDSQRLSVTNQQVFKTLQTSLNEFVNKTDWTGQPMKQVEKINCSMYITILSNSADQFTASIQVQSSRPTFNSTYASPVFNFNDKDFNFRYTEFENLFFNPASFDSNLVSVVAFYSYLILGLDADSFVLESGNPNLEIAQNICNVAQQSGARGWSQADGNQNRFFLINDLLAPPFKQIRETMLDYHLGLDIMSQDLKLGKEKVKLALSGLSKLSGSRPNAFITRVFFDAKSDEIVSIFSGGPSIPISDLVDGLNKTSPLNSSKWASIKF; encoded by the coding sequence ATGAATAAAATAATCCCTTTTTTGTTATTTTTTATTTGTGGAATTGTTCATTCGCAACAGTTGAACTGTACAGTTACGGTTGATTCACAACGATTGAGTGTCACCAATCAACAAGTTTTTAAAACACTGCAAACCTCATTAAATGAATTTGTAAACAAAACAGATTGGACAGGACAACCCATGAAGCAAGTTGAAAAAATAAACTGCTCTATGTATATTACTATACTTTCTAATAGTGCAGATCAGTTTACAGCAAGCATACAAGTCCAGTCTTCAAGACCAACTTTTAATTCTACATACGCATCCCCAGTTTTTAATTTCAACGATAAAGATTTTAATTTTAGATATACTGAGTTTGAAAATTTATTTTTCAATCCAGCTTCATTTGATTCAAACTTGGTGTCAGTTGTGGCTTTTTATAGCTATTTAATTTTAGGATTAGATGCAGATTCGTTTGTGTTAGAATCAGGTAATCCAAATTTAGAAATTGCTCAAAATATTTGTAACGTAGCACAACAAAGTGGTGCTCGAGGTTGGAGTCAAGCTGATGGGAATCAAAACCGCTTTTTTTTAATAAACGATTTATTAGCTCCTCCCTTTAAACAAATTAGAGAGACAATGCTGGATTATCATCTAGGTCTTGATATAATGAGTCAGGATTTGAAACTTGGTAAAGAAAAAGTAAAACTTGCATTATCTGGTTTGTCTAAACTTAGTGGATCACGACCAAATGCATTTATAACCCGTGTTTTTTTTGACGCCAAATCAGATGAAATTGTTTCCATATTTTCAGGAGGTCCTAGCATTCCTATTTCAGATTTAGTTGATGGTCTCAACAAAACGTCACCATTGAATTCAAGTAAATGGGCTTCTATTAAATTCTAG
- the recN gene encoding DNA repair protein RecN: MITSLSIKNYALIEKLTIDFSSGFSIITGETGAGKSIILGALGLVLGKRADLTSLKNKEEKCVIEAHFDISKYSLNSFFESNDLDFENDTIIRREILPSGKSRAFINDSPVNLQELQDLSVFLLDIHSQQQTQELSDENVQFDIIDAIAGNKEIITKYQLLLKGYKSDTSKLNALLKKQSEAKKEQEYNTFLLNELVEAKLKSGEQEILESDFEKLNNVEIIKESMSKSLAIANEEQIGVLYNLNEIKNSVQKIASFSTEYQSLLDRITSITIEFDDITEEMVRLSDRLINDPEQLNLISQKLQLIFSLQKKHQVATVEELLVIQSQLENAVMELGNMEDEIENLTVSIEQKKNDLNKLALNISNNRSVAIPVLSEQLIQILSTLGMPNVRFNIVLSASESFFANGKDELQFLFSANKGTDFGILKKVASGGEMSRIMLAVKAILAQYSKLPTLIFDEIDTGVSGEIAIRMGEIMKQMSQSMQIFAITHLPQIAAKGEAHFKVFKSTIDDDTQSELKLLTTDERIVEIAQMLSGTAVTDSALNHAKALLN; this comes from the coding sequence ATGATAACGTCACTTTCTATAAAAAACTATGCTTTGATAGAGAAATTAACTATTGATTTTTCTAGCGGTTTTTCTATTATAACAGGAGAAACAGGAGCAGGTAAATCTATAATTTTAGGTGCTCTAGGTCTTGTTTTAGGAAAAAGAGCCGACTTAACTTCACTAAAAAACAAAGAAGAAAAATGTGTAATTGAAGCTCACTTCGATATTTCTAAATACAGTTTAAATTCCTTTTTTGAATCGAATGACTTGGATTTTGAAAATGATACCATTATCAGACGTGAAATTTTGCCTTCGGGGAAATCTAGAGCTTTTATAAATGACAGTCCAGTAAATCTTCAAGAATTACAAGATTTGAGTGTTTTTTTACTTGACATTCATTCGCAACAGCAAACTCAAGAACTTTCAGATGAAAATGTTCAATTTGATATTATAGATGCAATAGCAGGTAATAAGGAGATTATTACTAAATATCAATTGCTTTTAAAAGGGTACAAATCGGATACATCAAAATTAAATGCATTATTAAAAAAACAAAGCGAAGCTAAGAAAGAGCAAGAATACAATACCTTTTTGCTAAATGAACTTGTTGAGGCTAAATTAAAATCTGGTGAACAAGAAATTTTAGAATCTGATTTTGAGAAGCTAAATAATGTAGAGATTATTAAAGAATCTATGAGTAAATCTTTGGCTATAGCCAATGAAGAACAAATAGGAGTATTATACAATCTTAACGAAATTAAAAATTCGGTTCAAAAAATCGCCTCATTTTCAACTGAATACCAATCTTTGCTTGACCGAATTACAAGTATTACAATAGAGTTTGATGATATTACAGAGGAGATGGTTCGTCTTTCGGATAGATTAATCAATGATCCTGAACAACTTAATCTAATAAGTCAAAAATTACAACTAATTTTCAGTCTTCAAAAAAAGCACCAAGTTGCTACTGTTGAAGAGTTATTAGTAATTCAATCTCAACTTGAAAATGCTGTCATGGAACTTGGTAATATGGAAGATGAAATTGAAAATTTAACGGTTTCCATAGAGCAGAAAAAGAACGATCTTAACAAATTAGCATTAAACATTAGTAATAATAGATCCGTTGCTATACCTGTTTTATCTGAACAATTAATTCAAATTTTAAGTACGTTAGGAATGCCCAATGTGCGTTTTAATATTGTTTTATCAGCTTCAGAATCATTTTTTGCAAATGGTAAAGACGAGCTTCAATTCTTGTTTTCTGCAAATAAAGGAACTGATTTTGGGATATTGAAAAAGGTAGCATCGGGAGGAGAGATGTCGCGTATTATGCTGGCTGTAAAAGCTATTTTGGCTCAATATTCAAAACTACCAACTTTAATTTTTGATGAAATTGATACCGGAGTTTCAGGTGAAATTGCAATACGAATGGGGGAAATCATGAAACAAATGAGTCAATCAATGCAAATTTTTGCAATCACCCATTTGCCTCAAATTGCGGCTAAGGGAGAGGCGCATTTTAAAGTTTTTAAATCTACAATTGACGATGATACACAATCAGAATTAAAGTTATTAACTACTGATGAAAGAATAGTTGAAATTGCCCAAATGTTATCGGGAACTGCCGTTACAGACTCGGCCCTTAATCATGCTAAAGCCTTGTTGAACTAA
- the fabV gene encoding enoyl-ACP reductase FabV: MIIEPRMRGFICTTAHPVGCEQNVKSQIEFVKAKGTINGAKKVLVIGASTGFGLASRITSAFGSEAATIGVFFEKAPSEGKTASPGWYNSAAFENEAHKAGLYAKSINGDAFSNEIKQQTIDLIKADLGQIDLIIYSLASPVRMHPVTGVLHRSVLKPIGDVFTNKTVDFHSGKVSEISIAPCSGDDIENTVAVMGGEDWAMWIDALKAENLLAPGVATVAYSYIGPSLTEAVYRKGTIGRAKDHLEATAFAITDALKSIDGKAFVSVNKALVTQASSAIPVIPLYISLLYKIMKEEGIHEGCIEQIQRLYQERLYTGGEIPVDEKGRIRIDDLEMRSDVQEKVAFLWNEAVTENLQEISDLEGYRKDFYNLFGFDVAGVDYASEANEVVAIESIM, from the coding sequence ATGATTATAGAACCAAGAATGAGAGGATTTATTTGCACGACGGCGCACCCTGTAGGATGTGAGCAAAATGTAAAAAGTCAAATAGAGTTTGTTAAAGCTAAAGGAACTATTAACGGAGCTAAAAAAGTTTTAGTGATAGGTGCGTCAACAGGATTTGGTTTGGCTTCTCGTATTACAAGTGCCTTTGGTTCTGAAGCTGCAACTATTGGTGTTTTCTTTGAGAAAGCGCCTAGTGAAGGAAAAACAGCCTCACCGGGTTGGTATAATTCAGCAGCCTTTGAAAATGAAGCACATAAAGCTGGTTTATATGCTAAAAGTATCAACGGTGATGCTTTTTCGAACGAAATAAAACAACAAACTATTGATCTTATCAAAGCTGATTTAGGTCAAATTGATCTTATAATTTATAGTTTAGCTTCGCCAGTGCGTATGCATCCTGTTACAGGTGTTTTACACAGATCAGTGTTAAAACCTATCGGTGATGTATTTACAAACAAAACTGTTGATTTCCACTCAGGTAAAGTTTCTGAAATTTCAATAGCTCCTTGCAGTGGTGACGATATTGAAAATACTGTAGCAGTTATGGGTGGAGAAGATTGGGCTATGTGGATAGATGCTTTAAAAGCAGAAAATCTATTGGCACCAGGAGTTGCTACTGTTGCTTATTCTTATATTGGGCCATCATTAACAGAGGCTGTATACAGAAAAGGAACAATTGGTCGTGCAAAAGATCATCTTGAAGCAACCGCATTTGCTATTACAGATGCACTTAAAAGCATCGATGGAAAAGCATTTGTATCAGTTAATAAAGCATTGGTGACACAGGCTAGTTCTGCAATTCCGGTTATTCCTTTGTATATCTCGTTGTTGTACAAAATAATGAAAGAGGAAGGAATTCATGAAGGATGTATAGAGCAAATTCAGCGTTTGTACCAAGAGCGTTTGTATACTGGAGGTGAAATTCCAGTTGACGAAAAAGGAAGAATTAGAATTGACGATCTTGAAATGAGATCTGACGTTCAAGAGAAAGTTGCTTTTTTATGGAACGAAGCCGTTACTGAAAATTTACAGGAAATATCAGATTTAGAAGGATATAGAAAAGATTTTTATAACTTATTTGGATTTGATGTAGCTGGAGTTGATTATGCATCAGAAGCTAATGAAGTTGTAGCTATTGAAAGTATAATGTAA
- a CDS encoding glycosyltransferase family 2 protein, which yields MMFSLIIPVYNRPDEVDELLESLSRTTYNEIFEIVLIEDGSTIRCQDVASKYGNRLDIAYYYKENSGPGDSRNYGMSKARGDYFIIFDSDCIIPENYLSEVELALQKNYVDCFGGPDSALDSFTDIQKAINFAMTSFLTTGGIRGGSEKIDKFQPRSFNMGLSRKAFMASKGFGNIHPGEDPDLSIRLWNLGFETKLFLKAFVYHKRRIDWEKFSVQVHKFGKARPILNSWYPKHNKLTFFFPTVFILGILVAFLAVLFFNFDILLQLYFLYFAILFIVASIQNKSVKIGYLSLIAVWKQFYGYGTGFLKSYIQIIVLKKDPQTAFPEMFFKV from the coding sequence ATGATGTTTTCCTTAATTATTCCCGTATACAATAGGCCAGACGAGGTTGATGAACTTTTAGAAAGTTTATCACGTACAACATACAATGAAATTTTTGAAATTGTGTTAATAGAAGATGGATCTACAATTCGGTGTCAAGATGTTGCTAGTAAATATGGTAATAGATTAGATATAGCTTATTATTACAAAGAAAACTCGGGTCCTGGTGATTCTAGAAATTATGGTATGAGTAAAGCTAGAGGAGATTATTTTATCATATTTGATTCAGATTGTATAATTCCAGAAAATTATTTGTCAGAAGTCGAATTAGCTTTGCAAAAAAATTATGTGGACTGTTTTGGTGGTCCTGATAGCGCATTAGATAGTTTTACGGATATTCAAAAAGCAATTAATTTTGCTATGACTTCATTTCTTACCACGGGAGGAATAAGAGGAGGCTCAGAAAAAATAGATAAATTTCAACCCCGAAGTTTTAATATGGGATTGTCTAGAAAAGCTTTTATGGCATCTAAGGGTTTTGGAAATATTCATCCTGGCGAAGATCCTGATTTATCCATTCGTTTGTGGAATTTAGGTTTTGAAACCAAACTATTTCTAAAAGCATTTGTATATCATAAGAGACGAATAGATTGGGAAAAATTTTCAGTCCAAGTACATAAATTTGGAAAAGCAAGACCTATTTTAAACAGTTGGTATCCTAAACACAATAAACTTACTTTTTTCTTTCCTACGGTTTTTATTTTAGGAATACTTGTTGCTTTTTTAGCGGTCTTATTCTTTAATTTTGATATCCTTTTGCAGCTTTATTTCTTATACTTTGCTATACTCTTTATCGTAGCATCAATTCAAAATAAAAGTGTAAAAATTGGATATTTGTCTCTAATTGCTGTCTGGAAACAGTTTTATGGGTACGGAACAGGTTTTTTAAAATCGTATATTCAGATTATTGTATTAAAAAAAGATCCACAAACAGCATTTCCTGAAATGTTTTTCAAAGTGTAA
- the coaE gene encoding dephospho-CoA kinase (Dephospho-CoA kinase (CoaE) performs the final step in coenzyme A biosynthesis.), with product MTKIIGLTGGIGSGKTTIAGFFKTAGIPVFIADDAGKKVMQDEKVLNSIKEVFGALVFKGGILDRAELAKIVFSDPEKLQVLNKIVHPAIKQDFELWLKQNDKAQYVIYEAAILFESDKYKDCDVIISVVAPLETRINRVLERDATTRDHVLKRINAQWTDAQRVEKSDFVIENISLESSKQEVDKILKILKIKQKEA from the coding sequence ATGACAAAAATTATTGGGTTAACAGGAGGTATAGGCAGCGGAAAAACAACAATTGCTGGTTTTTTTAAGACAGCAGGTATTCCTGTATTTATTGCAGATGATGCTGGAAAAAAAGTAATGCAAGATGAAAAGGTTTTAAATAGTATCAAAGAGGTTTTTGGTGCTTTAGTCTTTAAAGGAGGAATACTTGATAGAGCTGAACTTGCCAAAATTGTATTTAGCGATCCAGAAAAGTTGCAAGTATTGAACAAAATTGTTCACCCTGCCATAAAACAAGATTTTGAGTTATGGTTAAAGCAAAATGATAAAGCCCAATATGTGATTTATGAGGCTGCTATTTTGTTTGAAAGCGATAAATACAAAGATTGTGACGTTATAATATCGGTAGTAGCGCCTTTAGAAACTAGGATTAATAGGGTTCTTGAGCGTGATGCTACAACGAGAGATCATGTTTTGAAACGAATAAATGCGCAATGGACTGATGCACAGCGTGTAGAAAAAAGTGATTTTGTGATTGAAAATATTAGTTTAGAATCATCAAAGCAGGAAGTTGATAAAATTCTTAAAATTTTAAAGATTAAACAAAAAGAAGCCTAG
- a CDS encoding sensor histidine kinase KdpD, with protein sequence MNKLFFRLLVLLMSLSLIGIILVQVYWFNNSFENNDEQFKFHVKQVLGNVAEKIQKQEAYNFYDKINHYKDSTGKVPKRDDILEFYYVQKNPKTNKTIIYSNSIISEDYKISPSFFDKKFDSEKFKTFSAKRVTEVYSDKSIDKIGGSQSLIPDIKIEKSGNLNVLDNASFEIFYKDFASVLPIQERVTKETLNKMIRKELLESGVDTKFEFSVYNNNLATNVKSGDFKYNKEATYSIPVFTDNEGNSKYQLLVTFPQKKKFLLSELVSITILSIVFTLIIIIAYSSALNQLIRQRQISEIKNDFINNMTHEFKTPIATINLALDAIKNPKIIDDKDKVLRYLQMIKDENKRMHAQVENVLRISKLEKKELDISKESNNIHEIIEDAIDHVNLIIEDRQGTIKCDFKAVRTTVLINDVHFTNVIVNILENAVKYSPNTPEIEILTENIKDMVIIKVKDKGLGMSKVAQKRVFEKFYREHTGDIHNVKGHGLGLAYVKRIVDDHNGHVYVESEKGKGSTFIIKLPLIN encoded by the coding sequence ATGAATAAACTTTTTTTTAGATTACTAGTCTTACTGATGAGTTTGTCCCTAATTGGGATAATTTTAGTGCAAGTATATTGGTTTAACAATTCGTTTGAAAATAACGATGAACAATTTAAATTTCACGTTAAACAAGTATTAGGAAATGTTGCTGAAAAAATTCAAAAGCAAGAGGCGTACAATTTTTATGACAAAATAAATCATTATAAAGATAGTACGGGTAAAGTTCCTAAAAGAGATGATATTTTAGAGTTTTATTACGTTCAAAAGAACCCAAAAACCAATAAAACTATTATTTATTCGAATAGTATAATTTCAGAAGATTATAAAATTTCACCATCGTTCTTTGATAAAAAATTTGATAGCGAAAAATTTAAAACTTTTAGCGCTAAGAGAGTTACAGAAGTTTATAGCGATAAGTCTATTGATAAAATAGGTGGAAGTCAAAGTTTGATTCCGGATATAAAAATTGAGAAATCAGGAAATTTGAATGTTCTTGATAATGCATCATTTGAAATATTTTACAAAGATTTTGCTTCAGTATTACCCATACAAGAAAGGGTAACAAAAGAAACTCTTAATAAAATGATTCGTAAAGAATTATTGGAATCGGGTGTAGATACTAAATTTGAGTTCAGTGTATACAATAATAATCTAGCAACTAATGTAAAGTCTGGAGATTTTAAGTACAATAAAGAAGCTACCTATTCTATACCAGTATTTACGGATAATGAAGGGAATAGTAAATATCAATTGTTAGTGACATTTCCTCAAAAAAAGAAATTTTTATTATCAGAGTTGGTTAGTATTACAATACTTTCAATAGTGTTTACGCTAATTATAATAATTGCGTATTCAAGTGCATTGAATCAATTAATAAGACAACGTCAGATATCTGAAATCAAAAATGATTTTATAAACAATATGACGCATGAGTTTAAGACTCCTATTGCAACTATAAATTTAGCTCTTGATGCCATTAAGAACCCTAAAATCATTGATGATAAAGATAAGGTTTTACGGTACTTACAAATGATTAAGGACGAAAATAAACGTATGCACGCCCAGGTTGAAAACGTTTTAAGAATATCAAAATTAGAAAAGAAGGAGTTAGATATTTCAAAAGAATCTAACAATATACATGAAATAATTGAAGACGCTATAGATCATGTTAATTTAATTATAGAAGATAGACAAGGCACAATAAAGTGTGATTTTAAAGCTGTAAGAACTACTGTCTTAATTAATGATGTTCATTTTACAAATGTAATTGTTAACATACTTGAAAATGCGGTTAAATATTCACCCAATACTCCAGAAATTGAAATCTTAACTGAGAATATCAAGGATATGGTGATTATAAAGGTAAAGGATAAAGGGTTAGGAATGAGCAAAGTTGCTCAAAAAAGAGTTTTTGAAAAGTTTTACCGTGAGCACACGGGAGATATACATAACGTAAAAGGACATGGTTTAGGTCTTGCGTATGTAAAAAGAATTGTAGATGATCATAACGGTCACGTTTATGTAGAAAGTGAAAAGGGAAAAGGAAGTACCTTCATAATAAAATTACCATTAATAAATTAA
- a CDS encoding response regulator transcription factor translates to MENTNKKILLVEDDLNFGAVLKDYLMLNDFDVTLAKNGMEGFEKFKKDTYDLCILDVMMPYKDGYTLAKEIREKNNEVPIIFLTAKSMKEDVLKGYKAGADDYLNKPFDSEVLLMKIKAIIQRKASDTKSEHVQFEFNIGKFHLNSKLRFLTFKEEEPIKLSPKENELLKMLILHENDLMPRELALTKIWRDDNYFTSRSMDVYIAKLRKYLKPDEDVEILNIHGEGFRLVIKNKVA, encoded by the coding sequence ATGGAAAATACAAATAAAAAAATACTATTAGTTGAAGATGATCTTAATTTTGGAGCAGTCCTTAAAGACTATTTAATGTTAAATGACTTTGATGTGACTTTAGCTAAAAATGGTATGGAAGGTTTTGAAAAATTTAAAAAAGATACCTACGATTTGTGCATCCTTGATGTGATGATGCCATACAAAGATGGATATACATTGGCCAAAGAAATTAGAGAAAAAAATAATGAAGTGCCTATTATCTTTTTAACAGCAAAATCTATGAAAGAGGATGTTTTAAAAGGATATAAAGCTGGAGCAGATGATTATTTGAATAAACCATTTGACTCTGAAGTCTTATTGATGAAAATCAAGGCAATCATTCAAAGAAAAGCTTCAGATACAAAATCAGAACATGTTCAGTTTGAGTTTAATATTGGTAAATTTCATTTAAATTCTAAGTTACGTTTTTTAACTTTCAAAGAAGAGGAGCCGATAAAGTTGTCACCAAAAGAAAATGAGTTATTGAAAATGTTAATTCTGCATGAAAATGATTTAATGCCAAGAGAATTAGCCTTGACAAAAATATGGAGAGATGATAATTACTTTACCTCAAGAAGTATGGACGTGTACATTGCTAAATTGAGAAAATATTTAAAACCAGACGAGGATGTTGAAATATTAAACATCCATGGAGAAGGATTTAGATTAGTTATAAAAAACAAAGTTGCATAA